In a single window of the Microbacterium sp. SL75 genome:
- a CDS encoding MFS transporter produces MTADATPAPLTAYAEPTRPVRAGWIAAFAGVWLGLWMAQLVPVQVLLPLQIAAQHTSDDWLVSLVTYGLVSAVAGTFVVIAYPIVGALSDRTRSRFGRRRPWILGGVVLAAVGLALLGVQTESLGTVTMWTAVMMGFCMASAALTAVMADRVPAGQRGLVSGWISAPNAIGILLGIVLVTAVFTTTASGYLALAVCCVGLAVPFLLVLRDVPLTTSEAALLGPLTVRTILSSIWVDPRRHPDFAWTVASRVLINLGNAIATTMLLYFFTFALRVADPTGFLVFTTVIYMVVTIVASVALGKLSDVVQRRRVFVLASGVAQAVSALLLAVAPAESTAVIGAVLLGLGQGCFFAVDQALATQVLPSAETRGKDVGIMNIALAGPQAFGPLLGAGAVVLFGGFSGLFLASGLAGLLGSVIIMRVRSVR; encoded by the coding sequence GTGACCGCTGACGCGACGCCCGCCCCCCTCACCGCCTACGCCGAACCCACCCGCCCCGTTCGCGCGGGCTGGATCGCGGCCTTCGCCGGGGTGTGGCTCGGACTGTGGATGGCGCAGCTCGTCCCGGTGCAGGTACTGCTGCCCCTGCAGATCGCCGCGCAGCACACCTCGGACGACTGGCTCGTCTCGCTCGTCACCTACGGCCTGGTCAGCGCCGTGGCGGGGACGTTCGTGGTCATCGCCTACCCGATCGTCGGTGCGCTGAGCGACCGGACCCGGTCTCGGTTCGGACGCCGTCGCCCCTGGATCCTCGGCGGTGTCGTGCTCGCGGCCGTCGGTCTCGCGCTGCTCGGCGTCCAGACCGAGTCGCTCGGCACGGTGACGATGTGGACCGCGGTGATGATGGGCTTCTGCATGGCCTCCGCCGCCCTCACCGCCGTCATGGCCGACCGCGTGCCCGCGGGGCAGCGGGGGCTCGTGTCGGGCTGGATCTCAGCACCGAACGCGATCGGCATCCTGCTGGGGATCGTGCTGGTCACCGCGGTGTTCACCACGACGGCTTCGGGCTACCTCGCGCTGGCCGTGTGCTGCGTAGGCCTGGCCGTGCCGTTCCTGCTCGTTCTGCGCGACGTTCCGCTGACGACGTCCGAGGCGGCGCTGCTGGGTCCGCTCACCGTCCGCACGATCCTCTCGTCGATCTGGGTCGACCCCCGGCGTCACCCCGACTTCGCGTGGACCGTCGCGAGCCGTGTGCTCATCAACCTCGGCAACGCGATCGCCACGACGATGCTGCTGTACTTCTTCACCTTCGCGCTGAGGGTGGCCGATCCGACCGGCTTCCTCGTCTTCACGACGGTGATCTACATGGTCGTGACGATCGTGGCATCCGTCGCCCTCGGCAAGCTCAGCGACGTGGTTCAGCGCCGTCGCGTGTTCGTCCTCGCCTCGGGGGTCGCTCAAGCCGTCTCGGCCCTGCTCCTCGCCGTCGCCCCGGCCGAGTCGACCGCGGTGATCGGCGCCGTGCTGCTCGGGCTCGGTCAGGGGTGCTTCTTCGCCGTCGACCAGGCCCTGGCCACGCAGGTGCTGCCCTCGGCCGAGACGCGCGGCAAGGACGTCGGGATCATGAATATCGCCCTCGCCGGCCCGCAGGCGTTCGGTCCCCTGCTCGGGGCGGGGGCCGTGGTGCTGTTCGGCGGGTTCTCGGGGCTGTTCCTCGCGAGCGGGCTGGCGGGCCTGCTCGGCTCGGTCATCATCATGCGGGTGCGCTCGGTGCGGTGA